CTCGTAAACATGGCTCTTTAAACCATCAACATAAGACTCCACTACATTATACTCATAACCATCAAACGTAGCCTTAGCTGTCCAGTCAGTTTCATGTATGTAGCTGAATTCAATATACTTAAAGTTCGCTTTTCCAAAATCGAGTAAGTAATTCACGTAATGTCTTAATTCTTGACTTATTTTTATACTTTATCCAAAAACAATACTTAATGCATCTAAGGTTTCATCATATGAGGTGTTTTCCTTAAGAAGACTCACAATGATTATTAATTAGGTAACCCAGATTGGTTTTACAATTAGGAAAGTTGTAAGTCAAAAAGTAAGCAATGAATTTAAAGCATCTTAAGGAATTTCATAAACCCTACTCAATCCTTATCTTAATAGTCCTCTTAGTATCCTCCACCTCCTCCTTCGGTATCTCCCTGTAAGTTAGCCACCATGCATAACCCTTATACTGCTGAAGTCTCTTGGGGGCTTCCTCAACATTGTGAGGTGGTGGGTTCAACATATTCTCGCCAATTATCTCATTATATGGCCAATTGGCTGGGGCCACTGTACCATACCTATCAATTAATTGTAGAGTCCTCACTGCTCTTAAAATCTCTGGAATATTTCTACCAAGCTCCAGTGGATAATACATTATTAATCTAACAGTGGCCTTATCATCAACAATGAAAACTGCCCTAACGGTGCTTGTGCTTGATTCAGCGTGAATCATGCCTAGTCTCTTGGATACATTGCCCATTGGGTCAGCTATTATTGGGAACGGTATCTTAACACCCAGGGTCTTCTCAATCCAAGTAACCCACTCAATGTGGCTAATGTCAGTATCCACGGATAAGCCTATTAACTCAGTGTTCAGTTTCCTAAAGTCATCATATCTCTTGGCGAAGCTAACGAACTCAGTGGTGCATACTGGTGTGAAGTCGCCAGGATGACTGAAGAGTACGAACCACTTACCCTTATAGTAGTCTGGTAGTTTTAATTTTCCATGCGTAGTAGTTACCTCCATTTCAGGGAATTTCTCCCCTATGAGGGGCATTCTGAATCCCTCGCTCATAACTTATCAATAATATTTAGACGCATACCTTTTTAAATATTCCGTGCTCAACACTCTATTATCATGCCCTTAACATGGTGTTTAATTTAAAGGTAATAAGGTACGTGTAGATTAACCCAAATAAAACATTATTTTAACTTACTTAGCTATGGTTACTGTTTACCACTTGAGCATTTACCAAGGATCTTAACTAACTCAAGCGCCACCCCTAATCCTCTTTGAACATCCTCATCACCTAATGCCCTCCAAAGCCCCATTAATCCCTTAACGGGCTTAGCATTGGAAACTGCATCAACATTCTTACTCATGCATCCTCCTAAGTTCTGCATCATCTCCTTAAGCCTAATCACATCATTAGCGTCTAATTTATTCATTAAGCCTAAGCTACCGTCTAACGCGATGGCTAGGAGCCTAAACACTGCAGGGTCCTGGAATAAATACTGTATAAGCTCCTCGAACCTATTAAGTATCAGCATTACTGAATCTAGAACACCACTGCGTTTTAACTCCACTATTAGTTCAATTAAACCCTTCAACTCATCGGCGTTCTCAGCAAGTATGCTTAATGCCTCAGCTAGTTTTTCATCAGGGCTTACTTGAGCCTGTTCTTGGGTTGTCATGGTCATTCACCTCACATTGTTGTCTGCAGCCACGTCTTGTAGAATAGGTCCTTTATAAGCTTACCCAATGGTGACGTCAATATGCTGTAGCAGTTACCCATCCATAAGGCCTTATTGTTCTTGAGGTCAAGCTTAATATCGCAGTTAAACATCATGCCTAAGTCACCGTAATCCATTGCGCATGCCATTGCGTTTATTTGAGCTGGATCAAAGGGTTCACCAAGGAGTTCACCGGCAATTGCAGCTGCGCTGGCTAATGCAGTGAAGTGAACAGGCACACCGGCGGTTGGTAAGCCTATGGCTGGCATTGAGTGTTCACCAGGTAGGTACACGTCATCGTATTTAATGCTCCTGCCAGTATACACGTTTATTGTAGTCCACCTACCACTTGGGGTATCAGTGACAAGTGGGGTTCCCTCAAAGGGCTTAGGTAACCTAGCTGGTGGGACTACTATAAGTAGGTCATACTTAACCTTATCAGAGGTGAGTACAACAACCTTATTCTTATCATCAACCTCAATAGGCTTAGCGTTACCAATGTACTTAATCCCCTTCTGGGTGAAGACATCCTCAGTTATCTTAACTGCCT
The sequence above is a segment of the Caldivirga sp. genome. Coding sequences within it:
- a CDS encoding peroxiredoxin, with the protein product MSEGFRMPLIGEKFPEMEVTTTHGKLKLPDYYKGKWFVLFSHPGDFTPVCTTEFVSFAKRYDDFRKLNTELIGLSVDTDISHIEWVTWIEKTLGVKIPFPIIADPMGNVSKRLGMIHAESSTSTVRAVFIVDDKATVRLIMYYPLELGRNIPEILRAVRTLQLIDRYGTVAPANWPYNEIIGENMLNPPPHNVEEAPKRLQQYKGYAWWLTYREIPKEEVEDTKRTIKIRIE
- a CDS encoding DUF1641 domain-containing protein; this translates as MTTQEQAQVSPDEKLAEALSILAENADELKGLIELIVELKRSGVLDSVMLILNRFEELIQYLFQDPAVFRLLAIALDGSLGLMNKLDANDVIRLKEMMQNLGGCMSKNVDAVSNAKPVKGLMGLWRALGDEDVQRGLGVALELVKILGKCSSGKQ